From one Streptomyces mobaraensis genomic stretch:
- a CDS encoding LysR family transcriptional regulator, with protein sequence MFDSRHIKTFHAVVAAGSYSAAARALGYTQPAITQQMKALERSVGTPLFTRVGRRMRLTEAGEALARHAETILDTLTVAQQQMSSLTRLRAGRVRVCAFPSAGATLVPEALARLAADHPGVRVELLEGEPPDSLRRLVRGECDITLAFTYPGLHDEVPDELAEIPLLEDQLTVLLPAGHPLARRRAVGLADLADERWIAGCLRCRTNFLHECAEVGFAPDIAFTTDDNLVVQSLVAEGLGVAMMPGLVLSFLRHDRITGRALDPASRRRVSAYVLRDHLRVPATALVLDELKAAAARRVGC encoded by the coding sequence GTGTTCGACTCCCGGCACATCAAGACGTTCCACGCGGTGGTCGCGGCCGGTTCGTACTCCGCCGCCGCGCGGGCCCTCGGCTACACCCAGCCCGCGATCACCCAGCAGATGAAGGCCCTGGAGCGGTCGGTCGGCACCCCGCTGTTCACCCGCGTCGGCCGCCGGATGCGGCTCACGGAGGCGGGGGAGGCGCTGGCGCGGCACGCCGAGACGATCCTGGACACCCTCACCGTCGCCCAGCAGCAGATGAGTTCGCTGACCCGGCTGCGGGCGGGACGGGTACGGGTCTGCGCCTTCCCCAGCGCCGGCGCCACCCTCGTCCCGGAGGCACTGGCCCGGCTCGCCGCCGACCACCCCGGCGTCCGCGTCGAGCTGCTGGAGGGCGAGCCGCCCGACTCGCTCCGCCGGCTGGTGCGCGGCGAGTGCGACATCACCCTCGCCTTCACCTACCCCGGGCTGCACGACGAGGTCCCGGACGAGCTCGCGGAGATACCGCTGCTGGAGGACCAGCTGACCGTGCTGCTCCCCGCCGGGCACCCGCTGGCCCGCCGCCGCGCCGTGGGCCTGGCCGACCTCGCCGACGAGCGGTGGATCGCCGGCTGCCTGCGCTGCCGCACCAACTTCCTGCACGAGTGCGCCGAGGTCGGCTTCGCCCCCGACATAGCCTTCACCACCGACGACAACCTGGTCGTGCAGTCCCTCGTCGCCGAGGGGCTGGGGGTGGCCATGATGCCGGGGCTCGTGCTGTCGTTCCTGCGCCACGACCGGATCACCGGCCGGGCGCTCGACCCCGCCTCCCGCCGCCGGGTCTCCGCGTACGTCCTCCGCGACCACCTGCGCGTCCCCGCCACCGCCCTGGTCCTCGACGAGCTCAAGGCCGCGGCGGCGCGGCGGGTGGGGTGCTGA
- a CDS encoding serine/threonine-protein kinase yields the protein MHPLTTGDPLRLGPYRLVGVLGAGGMGKVYLGRDADGAAAAVKVLHPEMAHDPHMAQRFVREAQAARAVTSPGVARVLGAWTEGGRPWIATEFLAGPTLTEAVEERGPFDEAGVRALGAALARTLADVHAAGLVHRDIKPSNIVLTSSGPRVIDFGIARPEHGLTLTTTGTNPVTPGYGAPEQVLGRRVGPPGDVFSLGAVLAFAATGRRAYDGTDVASVQYKVVHEEPDLAGLPAPLHALIAPCLAREPEHRPRPALIATAMAPPKGADRVWRRGPLAADITRRETAARELTTLTDAPATASGPSRRRLVTALVAGGATVAAAGGTGAWWFLRGGTSDGETLKADPPPPPHPWDAKPLTAGRYEEGRPPAELWGPVGTFPFAPAPLPVRDLVLTMTSDGLAAFSVRDGTPKWRVKSEQYGRFAGRAGIVATPFADGRLVGLDAATGAERWSASVDADHVLAMDDETVYFVDGAAAMRPNRISALDIRTRTVRWAVPHPDREPTHSETALAVPARNRLVVYGKNGDVHALDTATGRTAWKLTQRPDAQDAVMPAVRDGIVYLGGKTLAAHRLDDGGKLWSLPSASFRTSPTMSGGTSSYQGWSGPAVDGSFLYAVDTPTVHCLDRRTGRTIWTHRLDDRAYPPLTPPAVQARTLWTPTGGTASAALTLDKQTGEPLWSYPWRGSVSPWLAGSGNRVFLSADGSLTAMPVV from the coding sequence ATGCACCCCCTCACCACCGGTGACCCCCTCCGCCTCGGCCCCTACCGTCTCGTCGGCGTGCTCGGCGCGGGCGGCATGGGCAAGGTGTACCTCGGCCGGGACGCCGACGGGGCCGCGGCCGCCGTCAAGGTGCTGCACCCGGAGATGGCCCACGACCCGCACATGGCGCAGCGCTTCGTCCGCGAGGCGCAGGCCGCGCGGGCGGTGACGAGCCCGGGGGTCGCGCGGGTGCTGGGGGCGTGGACGGAGGGCGGACGGCCGTGGATCGCCACCGAGTTCCTGGCCGGGCCGACGCTGACCGAGGCGGTCGAGGAGCGCGGGCCGTTCGACGAGGCGGGGGTCAGGGCCCTGGGCGCCGCGCTGGCGCGGACCCTCGCGGACGTCCACGCCGCCGGCCTGGTGCACCGCGACATCAAGCCGTCCAACATCGTCCTGACCTCCTCGGGCCCGCGCGTCATCGACTTCGGCATCGCCCGCCCCGAGCACGGCCTCACCCTCACCACCACCGGCACCAACCCGGTCACCCCCGGCTACGGCGCCCCCGAGCAGGTGCTCGGCCGGCGCGTCGGCCCGCCCGGTGACGTGTTCTCGCTCGGCGCCGTACTCGCCTTCGCGGCCACCGGCCGCCGCGCCTACGACGGTACGGACGTGGCGTCCGTCCAGTACAAGGTCGTCCACGAGGAACCGGACCTGGCGGGCCTCCCCGCCCCGCTGCACGCCCTGATCGCGCCCTGCCTGGCCCGTGAACCCGAGCACCGCCCGCGGCCCGCGCTGATCGCCACCGCGATGGCCCCGCCCAAGGGCGCCGACCGCGTCTGGCGCCGCGGCCCCCTCGCCGCCGACATCACCCGCCGCGAGACCGCCGCCCGCGAACTGACCACCCTCACCGACGCCCCCGCCACCGCGTCCGGCCCCTCCCGCCGCCGCCTCGTCACCGCCCTCGTGGCGGGCGGCGCCACGGTGGCCGCGGCGGGCGGCACCGGGGCGTGGTGGTTCCTCCGCGGCGGCACCTCGGACGGGGAGACCCTCAAGGCCGACCCGCCGCCCCCGCCTCACCCCTGGGACGCCAAGCCGCTGACGGCCGGCCGGTACGAGGAGGGCCGCCCGCCCGCGGAACTCTGGGGCCCGGTCGGCACGTTCCCCTTCGCCCCCGCCCCGCTGCCCGTGCGCGACCTGGTCCTTACCATGACGAGCGACGGCCTGGCCGCCTTCTCCGTACGCGACGGCACACCCAAGTGGCGGGTGAAGAGCGAGCAGTACGGCCGCTTCGCGGGCCGCGCCGGCATCGTCGCGACCCCGTTCGCCGACGGCCGGCTCGTCGGCCTGGACGCCGCCACGGGCGCCGAGCGCTGGAGCGCGTCCGTCGACGCCGACCACGTCCTCGCGATGGACGACGAGACGGTGTACTTCGTCGACGGCGCGGCGGCCATGCGCCCCAACAGGATCAGCGCCCTCGACATCCGCACCCGCACGGTCCGCTGGGCCGTCCCCCACCCGGACCGGGAGCCGACCCACTCCGAGACCGCGCTGGCGGTCCCCGCCCGGAACCGCCTCGTCGTCTACGGCAAGAACGGCGACGTCCACGCCCTCGACACCGCCACCGGCCGCACCGCGTGGAAACTCACCCAACGACCCGACGCCCAGGACGCGGTGATGCCGGCGGTCCGCGACGGCATCGTGTACCTCGGCGGCAAGACCCTGGCCGCCCACCGCCTGGACGACGGCGGAAAGCTCTGGTCCCTCCCCTCCGCCTCCTTCCGGACCAGCCCCACCATGAGCGGCGGCACCAGCTCGTACCAGGGCTGGTCGGGCCCGGCCGTCGACGGCTCCTTCCTCTATGCCGTGGACACCCCGACCGTCCACTGCCTCGACCGCCGCACCGGCAGAACCATCTGGACCCACCGCCTGGACGACCGCGCCTACCCACCCCTCACACCCCCCGCCGTCCAGGCCCGAACCCTCTGGACCCCCACCGGCGGCACCGCCTCCGCCGCCCTGACCCTCGACAAACAGACGGGCGAACCCCTCTGGTCCTACCCCTGGCGCGGCAGCGTCTCCCCCTGGCTGGCCGGCTCGGGCAACCGCGTGTTCCTGTCCGCGGACGGATCACTGACGGCGATGCCGGTGGTGTGA
- a CDS encoding alpha/beta hydrolase: MHLSDLKAAKPMAVVDAGNAWDKLSGKYAAYSRDCSRYVHVPLVENWRSGLGAESAASYLGKVSQDLKVAQQELDAIGAVLRAAGEAFLAHQGRLKNLLAEASESGFTVHSNGSLSAPDISAKGLPPAAAGAAQKAQAERMKNIADGIAQVMRDADHADKEYADAIKKFVDTAHRCAGGNWQTGLFDLDTAKNIDQNLLTEIGMPDKKATPEAVNAWWKGLPPELRRSLLDDHPYILGNRDGIPAEDRDEGNRAYLPILLRELERKYDAASGDARSDLKDKIEGLEGLRDKLSSNGSSGLRPYLLGIDDEGNGRAIVSYGNPDTAKNVSAYVPGLNTKLSGHFADSDVQRADDVARMAGRVDPKSSTASIVWLGYDAPQLKPGSQMLDVTWEDRAKAGAASYNGFLQGIHATHEGGAPHVTALGHSYGSLAVGKASQQGEGLPADDVILVGSPGTGVDRASDLGVGADHVYVGAAENDQVTNFPPSFEQADHWFDYIAPGSEFGTKHAAFGVDPASKNFGGHRFSVAAGEDTGLSGLLTGDLPAHSVYFKENEGGDSLRNIALVVTGHGDHISVAAPR, from the coding sequence TGGAAAATTGGAGGAGCGGTCTAGGGGCCGAGTCTGCTGCCTCCTACCTGGGGAAGGTGAGTCAAGACCTGAAGGTGGCGCAGCAGGAACTGGATGCCATAGGTGCTGTGCTGCGCGCGGCGGGCGAGGCCTTCCTGGCTCACCAAGGGCGATTGAAAAATCTACTTGCGGAGGCCTCGGAAAGCGGATTTACCGTTCATTCCAACGGCTCGCTGTCTGCCCCCGATATCTCTGCCAAAGGTCTCCCTCCGGCTGCTGCAGGTGCCGCGCAAAAGGCGCAGGCTGAACGCATGAAGAATATCGCTGACGGGATCGCTCAAGTAATGCGCGATGCGGATCACGCGGACAAAGAGTATGCGGATGCGATAAAAAAATTTGTGGACACCGCTCACCGATGTGCCGGTGGGAACTGGCAGACCGGCCTGTTCGATCTCGACACCGCAAAAAACATCGATCAGAATTTGCTGACCGAAATAGGGATGCCGGATAAGAAGGCCACTCCCGAGGCTGTGAACGCATGGTGGAAGGGATTGCCTCCGGAGCTCAGGAGGAGTCTCCTGGATGATCACCCCTACATTCTGGGGAATCGAGACGGCATCCCTGCGGAGGATCGGGACGAAGGTAACAGGGCGTACCTGCCCATACTCCTGAGGGAGCTCGAGCGTAAGTATGATGCCGCCTCCGGGGATGCAAGAAGTGATCTTAAAGACAAGATCGAGGGCCTTGAAGGGCTCCGAGACAAGTTGTCGAGTAATGGCAGTAGTGGACTGAGGCCTTACCTATTGGGAATCGACGACGAAGGGAATGGAAGGGCGATTGTCTCGTATGGCAATCCCGATACCGCGAAGAACGTGTCGGCCTATGTTCCCGGCCTGAACACGAAGCTCAGTGGCCACTTCGCCGACTCTGACGTCCAGCGCGCCGACGATGTAGCCCGAATGGCGGGCCGTGTGGATCCGAAAAGTTCAACGGCTTCCATCGTCTGGCTTGGCTATGATGCCCCTCAATTGAAACCTGGTTCACAGATGCTCGATGTTACTTGGGAGGATCGAGCCAAGGCGGGCGCGGCCTCCTACAATGGATTCCTCCAAGGAATCCATGCCACTCATGAAGGCGGTGCCCCCCATGTCACGGCGCTCGGTCACTCCTACGGTTCACTTGCTGTTGGAAAAGCCAGTCAGCAAGGTGAGGGCTTGCCAGCTGACGATGTCATCCTTGTGGGGAGCCCAGGAACGGGGGTGGACCGGGCCTCCGATCTGGGCGTAGGAGCTGATCATGTCTACGTGGGAGCTGCGGAGAACGATCAGGTGACGAATTTCCCCCCCTCGTTCGAACAGGCGGACCATTGGTTCGATTACATCGCCCCGGGAAGCGAGTTCGGCACCAAACACGCGGCATTCGGTGTGGATCCGGCCAGTAAAAACTTCGGAGGGCATCGATTTTCTGTCGCCGCCGGAGAGGATACAGGGCTTTCCGGCTTGCTGACGGGCGATCTGCCGGCTCACTCCGTCTATTTCAAAGAGAACGAGGGTGGTGACTCCCTGCGCAATATCGCGCTGGTGGTCACCGGCCATGGTGATCACATCAGCGTGGCGGCACCCCGATGA
- a CDS encoding alpha/beta fold hydrolase has translation MEPHAAHTSRYVSYDAAELAYRVLEARTTDAPGAPGPPIVCLAGGPGRDAAYLGDLGGLDARHTLVIPDSRGTGDSPPADDPRGYAFPALAEDVEALRGHLGLDRFALLAHDAGCATAQAYAALYPHRVSHLVLVAPGSRLQGELPTDAEEIFESRAEEDWWVDAYVAVHSLADTRDFTEARALLRRAAPMGYGRWDAPQQAHAATEDGQLHPVPRIAFWQGVDEPARRALLDHLRSAAFPLLVVTGDRDAITGVRAGETVAASFPAATRTEVRTLYGVGHYPWVDEPEMFRPLVEDFLAR, from the coding sequence ATGGAGCCTCACGCAGCTCACACATCACGCTACGTCTCGTACGACGCGGCGGAACTGGCCTACCGGGTACTGGAGGCTCGCACCACCGACGCCCCCGGCGCTCCCGGGCCGCCGATCGTCTGCCTCGCCGGCGGCCCCGGCCGGGACGCCGCCTACCTGGGCGACCTCGGCGGCCTCGACGCCCGGCACACCCTCGTCATCCCCGACAGCCGGGGCACCGGCGACTCGCCGCCCGCCGACGACCCCCGCGGCTACGCCTTCCCGGCCCTCGCCGAGGACGTCGAGGCGCTCCGCGGCCACCTCGGCCTCGACCGCTTCGCCCTCCTCGCCCACGACGCCGGCTGCGCCACCGCCCAGGCGTACGCCGCCCTCTACCCGCACCGGGTCAGCCACCTCGTCCTCGTCGCGCCCGGCTCCCGCCTCCAGGGCGAACTGCCCACGGACGCCGAGGAGATCTTCGAGTCGCGCGCCGAGGAGGACTGGTGGGTGGACGCCTACGTCGCCGTCCACTCCCTCGCCGACACCCGCGACTTCACCGAGGCCCGCGCCCTCCTCCGGCGCGCCGCCCCCATGGGCTACGGCCGCTGGGACGCCCCGCAGCAGGCCCACGCGGCCACGGAGGACGGCCAGCTCCACCCCGTCCCCCGCATCGCCTTCTGGCAGGGCGTGGACGAACCCGCCCGCCGCGCCCTCCTCGACCACCTCCGCTCGGCCGCCTTCCCGCTCCTCGTCGTCACCGGCGACCGCGACGCCATCACCGGCGTCCGCGCCGGCGAGACGGTCGCAGCCTCCTTCCCCGCCGCGACCCGCACCGAGGTGCGGACGCTGTACGGGGTGGGGCACTACCCGTGGGTCGACGAACCGGAGATGTTCCGCCCCCTGGTCGAGGACTTCCTGGCCCGCTGA
- a CDS encoding cysteine dioxygenase family protein, producing the protein MTTPTAAPTTARLRGLIDDVREAVGRGLPPDTTAYLVGERLAGHLGSDDLLTPEQCEGDPERYRQHILHAEPDGSFSLVALVWLPGQQTSVHDHVSWCVTGVHQGAESERRYRLVPDGTSCRLVATEDVVNAQGDVCGFAPPGDIHRVRNACSSTAISIHVYGADIARLGSSVRRVYHLPADEL; encoded by the coding sequence ATGACCACTCCTACCGCAGCCCCGACGACCGCCCGCCTCCGCGGGCTCATCGACGACGTCCGGGAGGCAGTGGGCCGCGGCCTGCCGCCGGACACGACGGCCTACCTCGTCGGCGAGCGGCTCGCGGGCCACCTCGGCTCCGACGACCTGCTCACCCCCGAGCAGTGCGAGGGCGACCCCGAGCGCTACCGCCAGCACATCCTGCACGCGGAACCGGACGGCAGCTTCTCGCTCGTCGCCCTGGTCTGGCTGCCGGGGCAGCAGACCTCCGTCCACGACCACGTCTCGTGGTGCGTCACCGGCGTCCATCAGGGCGCCGAGAGCGAGCGCCGGTACCGGCTCGTCCCGGACGGCACGAGCTGCCGGCTGGTCGCCACCGAGGACGTCGTCAACGCGCAGGGCGACGTCTGCGGTTTCGCGCCCCCCGGGGACATCCACCGGGTGCGCAACGCCTGTTCGTCCACCGCGATCTCGATCCACGTCTACGGCGCGGACATCGCGCGGCTGGGCTCCAGCGTGCGGCGCGTCTACCACCTGCCCGCCGACGAGCTGTGA